Proteins co-encoded in one Ictalurus punctatus breed USDA103 chromosome 18, Coco_2.0, whole genome shotgun sequence genomic window:
- the tbc1d13 gene encoding TBC1 domain family member 13 isoform X1 produces MSSSYKNRIQEFKTSLSEEKIDLKALRELCFGGIPFEGGIRSLCWKILLNFLPLDQTLWDSFLKKQREIYSQFLKEMIIQPGIAKANLGLSREDVTMEDHPLNPNPESRWNNYFKDNEVLLQIDKDVRRLYPDMAFFQRPTEFPCQLILDSQNEYETLRRRVEQTTLKAQTVNRNRSGVTNVSSPGKALNLYPSNEYEVLPNGCEAHWEVVERILFIYAKLNPGIAYVQGMNEIVGPIYYTFATDPNPQWKEHAEADTFFCFTNLMSENRDNFIKSLDDSQCGITYKMESVFSMLKEKDLELYMKLQEQNIKPQYFTFRWLTLLLSQEFLLPDVIRIWDSLFSDQDRFHFLILVCCAMLTLIRNQLLAGDFTTNMRLLQDYPISDVHTILIKAKELQDSS; encoded by the exons ATGTCGAGTTCCTACAAAAACAG GATTCAGGAGTTTAAGACATCACTGAGCGAGGAGAAGATCGACCTGAAGGCACTACGGGAGCTCTGCTTTGGTG GAATTCCTTTCGAGGGCGGGATTCGATCTCTGTGCTGGAAG ATCTTGTTGAACTTCCTGCCCCTGGACCAGACACTATGGGATTCGTTCCTGAAAAAGcagag ggagATTTATTCCCAGTTTCTGAAGGAGATGATCATCCAGCCGGGAATCGCTAAAGCTAATCTGGGTCTCTCCAGAGAGGACGTGACCATGGAGGATCAC CCTCTCAATCCGAATCCGGAGAGCCGATGGAACAACTACTTCAAGGATAACGAAGTTCTGTTACAGATCGATAAAGACGTCAG GCGTTTATATCCCGACATGGCGTTCTTCCAGAGACCCACCGAGTTTCCCTGCCAGCTGATCCTTGACTCGCAGAACGAGTACGAAACTCTGCGCAGACGGGTGGAACAAACCACACTTAAAGCACAGACCGTCAACCGTAACCGCAGCGGAGTCACcaac GTGAGCTCCCCGGGCAAGGCGCTGAACCTGTACCCATCCAACGAGTACGAGGTTTTGCCGAATGGCTGCGAGGCACACTGGGAGGTGGTGGAGCGAATCCTGTTCATCTACGCTAAGCTGAACCCGGGCATCGCCTATGTACAGGGCATGAACGAGATCGTCGGGCCGATTTACTACACCTTCGCCACTGACCCCAACCCACAGTGGAaag AGCACGCGGAGGCCGACACGTTCTTCTGTTTCACCAATCTGATGTCGGAGAACCGTGATAACTTCATTAAGAGCCTGGACGACTCGCAGTGCGGCATCACGTACAAGATGGAGAGCGTCTTCTCCATGCTCAAGGAGAAGGACCTGGAGCTCTACATGAAACTG CAGGAGCAGAATATAAAGCCGCAGTACTTTACGTTCCGATGGCTCACTCTGCTGCTCTCTCAGGAGTTTCTGCTGCCGGATGTGATCCGGATTTGGGATTCGCTTTTCTCCGATCAGGATCGTTTCCACTTCCTCATACTCGTCTGCTGCGCCATGCTCAC tttaATTCGTAATCAGTTGCTGGCGGGAGACTTTACAACAAACATGAGATTACTCCag GATTACCCTATTTCAGACGTACACACCATCCTCATCAAGGCTAAGGAACTGCAGGACAGCTCATAG
- the tbc1d13 gene encoding TBC1 domain family member 13 isoform X2: MSSSYKNRIQEFKTSLSEEKIDLKALRELCFGGIPFEGGIRSLCWKILLNFLPLDQTLWDSFLKKQREIYSQFLKEMIIQPGIAKANLGLSREDVTMEDHPLNPNPESRWNNYFKDNEVLLQIDKDVRRLYPDMAFFQRPTEFPCQLILDSQNEYETLRRRVEQTTLKAQTVNRNRSGVTNVSSPGKALNLYPSNEYEVLPNGCEAHWEVVERILFIYAKLNPGIAYVQGMNEIVGPIYYTFATDPNPQWKEHAEADTFFCFTNLMSENRDNFIKSLDDSQCGITYKMESVFSMLKEKDLELYMKLEQNIKPQYFTFRWLTLLLSQEFLLPDVIRIWDSLFSDQDRFHFLILVCCAMLTLIRNQLLAGDFTTNMRLLQDYPISDVHTILIKAKELQDSS; the protein is encoded by the exons ATGTCGAGTTCCTACAAAAACAG GATTCAGGAGTTTAAGACATCACTGAGCGAGGAGAAGATCGACCTGAAGGCACTACGGGAGCTCTGCTTTGGTG GAATTCCTTTCGAGGGCGGGATTCGATCTCTGTGCTGGAAG ATCTTGTTGAACTTCCTGCCCCTGGACCAGACACTATGGGATTCGTTCCTGAAAAAGcagag ggagATTTATTCCCAGTTTCTGAAGGAGATGATCATCCAGCCGGGAATCGCTAAAGCTAATCTGGGTCTCTCCAGAGAGGACGTGACCATGGAGGATCAC CCTCTCAATCCGAATCCGGAGAGCCGATGGAACAACTACTTCAAGGATAACGAAGTTCTGTTACAGATCGATAAAGACGTCAG GCGTTTATATCCCGACATGGCGTTCTTCCAGAGACCCACCGAGTTTCCCTGCCAGCTGATCCTTGACTCGCAGAACGAGTACGAAACTCTGCGCAGACGGGTGGAACAAACCACACTTAAAGCACAGACCGTCAACCGTAACCGCAGCGGAGTCACcaac GTGAGCTCCCCGGGCAAGGCGCTGAACCTGTACCCATCCAACGAGTACGAGGTTTTGCCGAATGGCTGCGAGGCACACTGGGAGGTGGTGGAGCGAATCCTGTTCATCTACGCTAAGCTGAACCCGGGCATCGCCTATGTACAGGGCATGAACGAGATCGTCGGGCCGATTTACTACACCTTCGCCACTGACCCCAACCCACAGTGGAaag AGCACGCGGAGGCCGACACGTTCTTCTGTTTCACCAATCTGATGTCGGAGAACCGTGATAACTTCATTAAGAGCCTGGACGACTCGCAGTGCGGCATCACGTACAAGATGGAGAGCGTCTTCTCCATGCTCAAGGAGAAGGACCTGGAGCTCTACATGAAACTG GAGCAGAATATAAAGCCGCAGTACTTTACGTTCCGATGGCTCACTCTGCTGCTCTCTCAGGAGTTTCTGCTGCCGGATGTGATCCGGATTTGGGATTCGCTTTTCTCCGATCAGGATCGTTTCCACTTCCTCATACTCGTCTGCTGCGCCATGCTCAC tttaATTCGTAATCAGTTGCTGGCGGGAGACTTTACAACAAACATGAGATTACTCCag GATTACCCTATTTCAGACGTACACACCATCCTCATCAAGGCTAAGGAACTGCAGGACAGCTCATAG
- the zer1 gene encoding protein zer-1 homolog translates to MATKAGDDPESLMSLCTVFCLKNLRRTMCYTGERNKLCLRPDVFLPSEICDKLVNVYMELVHTDSEFEPQDGFFQLFCDPHSTRLNRLHLREDVVRDQDLKAIGKQDLMELHLTCCNHLSIRSLRRLRNFRHTLVSLSLFGCSKIFSRKSSAEDDDDDEEEDDEEFCDGTDFSFQGFRRLCMLNIGSLPEDVDPEALLKPLNTLRALDLSSTCLPRPTFLAQWRDQLASLVLYNVDLNEELIATILHMSRLRHLDISREGQRSSKVKLTRKILTNIIQSLGNLVSLDISGHIMLDNCTMPYIEEAMGPPSIEPCKSSIYPFQGLKRPLQFLGLYNTTLCNVTHIPAFKVTGSKNEEQVLNAIEAYTEYRPELAHRAINQLFDFVRIQHCNNLVRAVQLVIAALKCHKYDKSIQVTGSAALFYLTNTEYRNYQSVKMRRQVIEVVLNGMEHYQEVTVQRNCCLTLCNFNIPDELEFQYRRVNLLLLKILEPARQDESIQRIAVHLCNALVCQVDNDHKEAVGKMGFVKTMLNLIQKKLHDRLCDQVMEFSWSALWNITDETPDNCQMFLNCSGMNLFLDCLKEFPDKQELHRNMLGLLGNVAEVKELRPQLLTSQFVTVFSNLLGSKADGIEVSYNACGVLSHIMFDGPDVWTVENPNREMVMDKMWDAIQSWDVTSRRNINYRSFEPILRLLPQSISPVSQHWATWALYNLVSVYPNKYCPLLVKEGGIALLKIVLELESSHQETKTMARKVMEHCENFKEDPMDTSR, encoded by the exons ATGGCAACCAAAGCGGGGGACGACCCGGAGAGCCTCATGTCTCTGTGCACCGTGTTCTGTCTGAAGAACCTCAGAAGAACCATGTGCTACACGGGCGAGAGGAACAAACTGTGCCTGCGTCCCGACGTCTTCTTACCCAGCGAGATCTGCGACAAGCTCGTTAATGT GTACATGGAGCTGGTGCACACAGACAGCGAGTTTGAGCCTCAGGACGGTTTCTTTCAGCTCTTCTGCGACCCGCACAGCACCCGACTGAACCGACTGCACCTCAGAGAGGACGTCGTACGAGACCAAGACCTCAAGGCCATCGGAAAACAG GATCTGATGGAGCTCCACCTGACGTGCTGTAATCACCTGAGCATCCGAAGCCTCCGCAGGCTGCGCAACTTCCGCCACACGCTTGTTTCCCTCAGCCTCTTCGGCTGCTCCAAAATCTTCTCCCGCAAGTCCTCTGCCGAGGACGATGACGAtgacgaggaggaggatgatgaagagTTCTGCGACGGCACTGACTTCTCGTTCCAGGGCTTCAGAAGGCTGTGCATGTTGAACATTGGCAGTTTGCCAGAGGACGTGGACCCTGAAGCGCTGCTAAAGCCACTGAACACTCTCAGAGCGCTGGACTTGTCCTCCACGTGCCTGCCCCGCCCCACCTTCCTGGCGCAGTGGAGAGACCAGCTGGCCTCGCTCGTGCTCTACAACGTGGACCTGAACGAGGAGCTCATCGCCACCATCCTGCACATGAGCCGACTCAG ACACTTAGATATCTCACGCGAAGGTCAGCGTTCCTCCAAGGTCAAGCTGACGAGGAAGATCCTGACGAACATCATACAGAGTTTAGGGAACCTCGTCTCGCTGGACATTTCAGGACACATCATGCTTGACAACTGCACCATGCCGTACATTGAGGAGGCCATGGGACCACCCAG caTCGAACCCTGTAAGAGCAGTATCTATCCGTTCCAGGGGTTGAAGAGGCCTCTGCAGTTTTTGGGTCTTTATAACACTACACTGTGTAACGTCACGCACATCCCTGCCTTTAAG gTAACAGGCTCCAAGAACGAAGAGCAGGTGCTGAATGCTATCGAAGCTTACACTGAATATCGTCCTGAACTCGCACACAGAGCCATCAACCAGCTGTTCGACTTCGTCCGGATACAGCACTGCAACAACCTGGTCCGAGCagtgcag ttgGTGATAGCAGCTCTGAAGTGTCATAAGTATGATAAGAGTATCCAGGTGACGGGCAGCGCCGCTCTCTTCTACCTGACCAATACAGAGTACCGCAATTATCAGAGTGTGAAGATGCGCAGGCAGGTCATTGAGGTTGTACTCAACGGCATGGAGCACTACCAGGAAGTCACG gtTCAGAGGAACTGCTGTCTGACTCTGTGTAACTTCAATATTCCTGATGAGTTGGAGTTTCAGTATCGCCGCGTCAACCTGCTGCTGTTGAAGATCCTGGAGCCGGCGCGTCAGGATGAGTCCATCCAGCGCATCGCCGTGCACCTGTGCAACGCCCTCGTCTGCCAGGTGGACAATGACCACAAAGAGGCCGTCGGCAAGATGGGCTTCGTTAAG ACCATGTTGAATTTAATACAGAAGAAGCTGCACGACAGACTG TGTGATCAGGTGATGGAGTTCTCATGGAGTGCGTTGTGGAACATCACAGATGAAACGCCAGATAACTGCCAGATGTTCCTCAACTGCAGCGGCATGAACCTGTTCCTGGATTGCTTAAAG GAGTTTCCGGATAAACAGGAGTTGCACCGTAACATGCTGGGGCTGCTGGGTAATGTGGCAGAGGTGAAGGAGCTCAGACCTCAGCTTCTTACCAGCCAGTTCGTCACTGTCTTCAG TAACCTGTTGGGGAGCAAGGCGGATGGGATCGAGGTGTCGTATAACGCCTGCGGGGTTCTATCCCACATCATGTTTGACGGGCCTGATGTGTGGACTGTGGAGAACCCTAACAGAGAGATGGTCATGGACAAAATGTGGGACGCCATCCAGAGCTGGGATGTGACCTCGCGTCGCAACATCAACTACAG gtCCTTCGAGCCTATTTTGCGTCTCCTCCCTCAGAGTATATCACCTGTCAGTCAGCACTGGGCCACCTGGGCTCTTTACAACCTGGTCTCTGTGTACC CGAACAAATACTGTCCATTATTAGTTAAGGAAGGAGGCATTGCTTTGTTGAAGATAGTTCTCGAGCTGGAGTCTTCTCACCAGGAGACAAAGACCATGGCacg CAAGGTGATGGAGCATTGTGAGAATTTTAAGGAGGATCCGATGGACACCAGCAGGTAA
- the LOC108278447 gene encoding uncharacterized protein LOC108278447 encodes MAAVSDMKTVWIGFMDIVPVIGTVKESVELVLALYEGNKAVIKKKEKALENTMEVSLKTHVKKSTLPDKPAAAAVATTEFSGLKNVTEVRMENIIEYMGKGSKKGTKPSQAHQGERKKRVEDIKCKVLANSHIINPKFNQDLGENLKRSKRGEHVFNNGILKFHYKVLTDFIHKHRMNPLQGYDQQAMDELGRHPLPQSTATEIQTNMVVFFDNNEDYVDANAIPFGQYCRALHDALLVVLGHINPNDVTDEDGTRVETLLNDMNNLQIYVDQAARQKWIDSNPGGQARFEAVRQQVSDMFSRGHVFNWCHRVMRQVEPLFNQRS; translated from the exons ATGGCCGCTGTGTCCGACATGAAGACAGTGTGGATCGGGTTCATGGATATCGTTCCCGTCATCGGGACGGTAAAAGAGTCAGTGGAGTTGGTGTTGGCTCTGTATGAAGGGAATAAAGCCGTgataaagaagaaagagaaggcCCTTGAAAACACTATGGAAGTGTCATTAAAAACACATGTGAAG AAGTCGACTCTTCCTGATAAACCAGCAGCAGCTGCAGTAGCAACAACTGAATTTTCTGGACTCAAAAATGtgacag agGTCAGAATGGAAAATATTATTGAATATATGGGGAAAGGTTCCAAAAAGGGAACAAAACCATCTCAAGCTCatcagggagagagaaagaaaagagtggAGGATATTAAGTGTAAAGTGTTAGCAAACAGTCATATCATCAATCCAAAGTTCAATCAGGATCTGGGGGAAAACCTGAAAAGGTCGAAAAGAGGCGAACACGTCTTCAACAACGGCATCCTTAAATTtcattacaaagtgctgactgATTTTATACATAAACATCGTATGAATCCTCTACAAGGATATGATCAGCAGGCAATGGACGAATTAGGCAGGCACCCACTTCCCCAAAGCACAGCAACAGAAATTCAGACAAACATGGTGGTTTTCTTTGATAATAATGAAGACTACGTGGATGCGAACGCAATCCCGTTTGGTCAATATTGCAGAGCGCTGCATGACGCTTTGTTAGTCGTGCTGGGCCACATAAACCCAAACGATGTGACAGACGAGGACGGAACAAGGGTGGAAACTCTCCTAAATGATATGAATAACCTTCAAATCTATGTGGACCAAGCGGCAAGACAAAAGTGGATTGACAGTAATCCGGGTGGACAGGCCCGGTTCGAAGCGGTCAGACAGCAAGTGAGCGACATGTTCAGCAGGGGTCATGTTTTTAACTGGTGTCACCGCGTTATGCGTCAAGTTGAACCTTTGTTTAACCAGAGATCATGA